Proteins encoded in a region of the Watersipora subatra chromosome 5, tzWatSuba1.1, whole genome shotgun sequence genome:
- the LOC137396400 gene encoding ectin-like: MDFKLLAILLVVGVVGVINAGYPYPPKHRYGYWSPWSGWSRCNVPCGGGTQSRARHCLFDRPGHPGGYGCTAQQSPQSQRRACNTHCCPVNGNWSGWSRWSYVHGSQQYKYYLQERTRTCTNPPPSCGGRHCYGDSRQTRKIFGRY, encoded by the exons ATGG ACTTCAAGCTGTTAGCCATCCTTCTCGTTGTTGGTGTTGTCG GAGTGATCAACGCTGGCTATCCTTATCCTCCCAAACACCGCTATGGATACTGGTCACCATGGTCTGGGTGGTCACGGTGTAATGTACCATGTGGAGGTGGCACCCAGAGCAGAGCCAGACACTGCTTGTTTGATAGACCGGGTCATCCAGGAGGCTACGGATGCACTGCACAGCAAAGCCCACAAAGTCAGAGGAGAGCGTGCAACACTCATTGCTGCCCAG tgAATGGAAACTGGTCTGGGTGGAGTAGATGGTCGTATGTTCACGGATCACAACAGTACAAATACTACCTCCAAGAACGAACCAGAACTTGCACCAACCCTCCACCATCTTGTGGAGGAAGACACTGCTATGGAGATTCCCGACAGACCAGAAAGA TCTTTGGCCGATACTAG
- the LOC137396399 gene encoding ectin-like isoform X1: MDFKLLAILLVVGVVGVINAGYPYPPKHRYGYWSPWSGWSRCNVPCGGGTQSRARHCLFDRPGHPGGYGCTAQQSPQSQRRACNTHCCPVNGNWSGWSRWSYVHGSQQYKYYLQERTRTCTNPPPSCGGRPCYGDSRQTRKIFGRY; the protein is encoded by the exons ATGG ACTTCAAGCTGTTAGCCATCCTTCTCGttgttggagttgtcg GAGTGATCAACGCTGGCTATCCTTATCCTCCCAAACACCGCTATGGATACTGGTCACCATGGTCTGGGTGGTCACGGTGTAATGTACCATGCGGAGGTGGCACCCAAAGCAGAGCGCGACACTGCTTGTTTGATAGACCAGGCCACCCAGGAGGCTATGGATGCACTGCACAGCAAAGTCCACAAAGTCAGAGGAGAGCGTGCAACACTCATTGCTGCCCAG tGAATGGAAACTGGTCTGGGTGGAGTAGATGGTCTTATGTCCACGGATCACAACAGTACAAATACTACCTCCAAGAACGAACCAGAACTTGCACCAACCCTCCACCATCCTGTGGGGGAAGACCCTGCTATGGAGATTCTCGACAGACCAGAAAAA TCTTTGGCCGATACTAG
- the LOC137396671 gene encoding ectin-like yields the protein MDFKLLAILLIVGVVGVINAGYPYPPKHRYGYWSSWSRWSRCNVPCGGGTQSRARHCLFDRPGHPGGYGCTAQQSPQSQRRACNTHCCPVNGNWSGWSTWSYVHGSQQYKYYLQERTRTCTNPPPSCGGRPCYGDSRQTRKIFGRY from the exons ATGG ATTTCAAGCTGCTAGCCATCCTTCTCAttgttggagttgtcg gagtgaTCAACGCTGGCTATCCTTATCCTCCCAAACACCGCTATGGATACTGGTCATCATGGTCTAGGTGGTCACGGTGTAATGTACCATGCGGAGGTGGCACCCAGAGCAGAGCCAGACACTGCTTGTTTGATAGACCAGGCCACCCAGGAGGCTATGGATGCACTGCACAGCAAAGTCCACAAAGTCAGAGAAGAGCGTGCAACACTCATTGCTGCCCAG taaatGGAAACTGGTCTGGGTGGAGTACATGGTCTTATGTCCACGGATCACAACAGTACAAATACTACCTCCAAGAACGAACCAGAACTTGCACCAACCCTCCACCATCCTGTGGGGGAAGACCCTGCTATGGAGATTCTCGACAGACCAGAAAAA tttttgggCGATACTAG